A window from Festucalex cinctus isolate MCC-2025b chromosome 12, RoL_Fcin_1.0, whole genome shotgun sequence encodes these proteins:
- the LOC144032302 gene encoding uncharacterized protein LOC144032302 codes for MLTPEKSGAQPSTSAQMTFHRTMTTTMGPMQDSLGQSSKEREDRAHSNVRPLVLRQRKLPLIGPKVTLLTVSRTKNVHQPIHPRKKDPKDSGWLEVDEFGWQPTIFPFAAKPGPSDAAAELNSQLPADILELFITDELLQHIVHHTNLYANQSMQKQTDKNCCARVNSLQRVFQIVCSDCYCCM; via the exons atgctaacaccggagaaaagtggtgcacaaccgagcacgtctgcacagatgacgtttcatcggacgatgacgactactatgggtccgatgcaagacagtcttggacagtcttccaaagaacgtgaag atcgtgctcacagcaacgtccgaccgctggttctacgacaaagaaag ctccccctcatagggcccaaagtgacccttctcacagtgagcagaacaaag aatgtgcatcaaccaatacacccaagaaaaaaag atcccaaagattctggctggcttgaggttgatgaattcggctggcagccaaccatcttcccctttgctgcaaaaccaggaccaagcgatgctgcagcagagctgaattcccaactgccagctgacatcctggagctcttcatcacggatgaacttctccagcacatcgttcatcataccaacctctacgcaaatcagtccatgcagaagcagactgacaaaaactgttgcgcacgtgtaaatagtttgcaaagagttttccaaattgtttgttctgattgctactgttgcatgtaa